Proteins co-encoded in one Nicotiana sylvestris chromosome 7, ASM39365v2, whole genome shotgun sequence genomic window:
- the LOC104210170 gene encoding protein GRIM REAPER yields the protein MTPLPLLAFTLVGDIDHILQLDSERMASINSILALKLTAIFCLIIFPLLLSSINADQNSNFLYDDDAEDQDEEWILDTPFSYSNLRGKSYVAKIKKGTSCDAKKYNICNGVPANNGTSMLYCCKKHCRNVLGDMNNCGVCGKKCKFGQRCCGGVCTDVVYNRMHCGKCNKACLPGVPCDYGYCGYA from the coding sequence ATGACCCCTTTGCCTCTCTTAGCTTTCACTCTTGTAGGAGACATCGATCACATACTTCAACTTGACTCAGAGAGAATGGCATCAATCAACTCCATTTTAGCACTCAAACTCACTGCCATTTTCTGTCTCATTATTTTCCCACTTCTCCTCTCTTCAATTAACGCTGATCAAAACTCTAACTTTCTCTATGATGATGACGCCGAAGATCAAGACGAAGAATGGATTCTTGATACACCATTTTCTTATAGTAATTTAAGAGGCAAGTCCTACGTGGCCAAAATCAAGAAAGGTACGAGTTGTGACGCGAAAAAATACAATATTTGCAATGGGGTGCCAGCAAATAATGGGACGAGCATGCTTTATTGCTGCAAAAAACATTGCAGAAATGTGCTTGGAGATATGAACAACTGCGGTGTATGTGGGAAGAAATGTAAATTTGGACAACGTTGTTGTGGTGGGGTTTGTACCGATGTGGTATATAATCGTATGCATTGTGGCAAATGTAACAAAGCTTGCTTGCCTGGAGTTCCATGTGATTATGGATATTGTGGCTATGCTTAG